One window from the genome of Planctomycetota bacterium encodes:
- the sucD gene encoding succinate--CoA ligase subunit alpha, with product MSILINSNTKVICQGITGSAGAFHTKGCLDYGTKMVGGITPGKGGQKDANGLPIFNTVEDAVKSTGADATMIFVPPPFAGDAILEAADAGVRVIIAITEGIPVADMIRVKEALKRYPNSYLIGPNCPGVISPAEKNPCKIGIMPGYIHMPKSKAKTGKAVGIISRSGTLTYEAVWQCSACGIGQTTCIGIGGDPVKGLNFIDLMDMFNDDPETDGIMMIGEIGGSDEEKAAAHIKAKIKKPVAAFIAGRTAPPGKRMGHAGAIISGGQGTAETKIAALTDAGIAVAQSPADMGEAMARALKLA from the coding sequence ATGAGCATTCTCATCAATTCGAACACCAAGGTCATCTGCCAGGGCATCACCGGCTCCGCCGGCGCTTTCCATACCAAGGGCTGCCTCGACTACGGCACGAAAATGGTCGGCGGCATCACGCCCGGCAAGGGCGGACAGAAAGACGCCAACGGCCTGCCGATCTTCAACACCGTCGAAGACGCGGTCAAATCCACCGGCGCCGACGCCACGATGATCTTCGTGCCCCCGCCCTTCGCCGGCGACGCCATTCTCGAAGCCGCCGACGCCGGCGTCCGCGTCATCATCGCCATCACCGAAGGCATCCCCGTCGCCGACATGATCCGCGTCAAGGAAGCGCTGAAGCGCTATCCCAACTCGTACCTGATCGGCCCCAACTGCCCCGGCGTGATCAGCCCCGCCGAGAAAAACCCGTGCAAAATCGGCATCATGCCCGGCTACATTCATATGCCCAAGAGCAAGGCCAAGACCGGCAAGGCCGTCGGCATCATCAGCCGTTCGGGCACGCTGACGTACGAAGCCGTCTGGCAGTGCTCGGCCTGCGGGATCGGGCAGACGACCTGCATCGGCATCGGCGGCGACCCGGTCAAGGGACTCAACTTCATCGACCTGATGGACATGTTCAACGATGATCCCGAAACCGACGGCATCATGATGATCGGCGAAATCGGCGGGTCCGACGAGGAGAAGGCCGCGGCGCATATCAAGGCGAAGATCAAGAAGCCCGTCGCCGCCTTCATCGCCGGCCGCACCGCCCCGCCCGGCAAACGCATGGGCCACGCCGGCGCGATCATCTCCGGCGGTCAGGGCACGGCCGAGACGAAGATCGCCGCGCTGACCGACGCCGGCATCGCCGTCGCGCAAAGCCCCGCGGACATGGGCGAAGCGATGGCAAGGGCGCTGAAATTGGCGTAA